In Phoenix dactylifera cultivar Barhee BC4 unplaced genomic scaffold, palm_55x_up_171113_PBpolish2nd_filt_p 001068F, whole genome shotgun sequence, the sequence ACCAACTAAAGAGTTTTAAGGCTCTCATATTGTTATAAGGAGCAACTAATGCAGTTTTGTACTAAGCTTTTCTAATAACTCTGAGGAAAGCAGCTCATCTCTAGTATTCTAATCTTCGATCATGGTCTATTTATTCTTTCGAACAACTCAGTTgctagatatttttttttggtacaacggcggcTCACACCCTATGGGTGTGAATGCGGCctacaaaattagaaaacaaaaggcTACATAGGGGCTCCAGTGCAGATATGTGGTCCATCTAGATAAACCTTCTAAAGTGATGAAGAGCAAAGGAGGCAACCCAGTCAGCAGCACTGTTTGCCTTCCTATAAACATGCGTGGCCTGGTAGGAATCATACTCTCCTAGTAGGCTGCAGATGTCATGGAGCAGTGGCCTCTCCTCAGTTACTAATTCATGGATCACTTAGTGAGCAGTCAAAAGTAGATGAAGGACTGCCTTGGATCACTCGAAACTCCTTCCGAGCTGAGATGTACCACTAGCTAAGCTTGGTAGGATGCTCCTTGAGTATGTAGCATGCATATGGGTAGCATACCTATAGGGGCAAAATAGATAAAAAACTAATAATAATATACCACATGTTGGGAACCAACTAGGTGGACATTAATCAAAAACTATTGAAAAGTAGGAAaacaaaaggaggaagagggagccTCAACCGAGCCTTTAGAGTCTTCTCATAAAGGCTAACTTGGGCGAGATAGCAGGCATGAGCCCTCTCCTCACCCCCAGGCAGCCTAAAGGGGAAGCTGGCCATAATATGATAGCCTACTGAAACCAATCTCAGTCGTTCAAGTTCATAATTCCCTCCTTAACGTCAGGACCGAAGGACTCTAGTCTGATGCTGCCAGAGCCATTGGAGCGCTAGGACGAAGCCGCTCAAGTCAACTGGCTGATGGAGAATCTACTTTCAAATGAAGCAACTATGGTAGCCAAAAGagatggagaagaaagaaaagagaaggagctAACCTATAGAGGTTTGCCGGAAAGAGTGATTGATGGAAGGATGCtagagaaaggaaaaggaaaaaagagctAAAGAGGGGAAAAGCACTCACCAAGAGGAAAAAAACGCTTCAAGTTTTCAGCCTTTATATAGAGCTTCGGGCTGATCTTATTGCCTGTTAGATTATCCGTCTATCAACCTCCACATGTAAGCTCTCAGTATTCAGAGGTTGTGGGCTCTTATGGATCGATCCTCTTCAGAATCGTCAAAAGGATGATGCTTCGAAAATAGAACCAACTCTATAAAAATTGTGTGagtcattaaaaatataatttccaaAAGCACCCAAGTCGAATCTAACAGCTTGAATTCAGGTTGGCTAGCTCACTCTTGAGTAATTTGACCATTTCCTTTGTCCAAGTTGAGCAAGCACAGGTCGGACTCAGAAGTAGGAGGCAAGCAATATGGCTTAGATTCGCCATCCCTAAAATCTCGCTTGACAACTCAACCCAGCAATCAGATGATGATACATGTCCAGCAAAATTGATGGTCAATCAAATCTCCAAACAATCAATATGATCAATTACAACTTGATGTGATGCCAATATGCTCGAAAAGAAATATTGTAACCGACtagatcaacaaaaaagaaaaatacctaagCATGGCCTacctaaaaataaatattttaactaCTCCGATTAGCATATATAGAAAGAGCTCAATTGCTCGTCTGTGAATCGTGCGATCCTAACTACATAGATTTGCATATTCTTCTCTATAAATCTAAGTATAGGACCCTCAGATATAAAAAGAAATCTGAATATCATACTCTCATATTTTTATCTCActtttattttatctattttctcTTAAAATTTTGCCAGATTTAAGCATCAAAGGATCCCAAAAGGATAGATTCCAACAATCACTTGACCATGCTCTGTAGTTGTAGATCATCTTCAGCATCCGTATGATATTTTTTAGCTGCAAGATAAATATTAATATAGAGAGAATGAGAGAGACCGGAAGAGGATAACGAAAGCCGCTGCCTCGGTCCTTGCTCTCGAAGGAGGATAACATTGATAGATAGAGGCGAGGGCACAGCTCTATAAGCACCGACAAGAATGGCGGTCTCGCCCTGCCCAttttccgccgccgccgccgcaccGTCGGCCATCGTGCCGATCCAAATTCCCCGCATCTCGGTCTCGCTTCTCGCTCGGCCGACCCTCGCTCACCTCTCCATCGTTTCCCCATCCTTCCTCGACTCATCCCTCTCGCTGAGGGCCGCAATCCCGAGAGAGGGCCGGGGTCGCAGTGGCGGCGGAAGGGCATCAAGGGTCACCGGGATGAGCATGGAGGCCGGGGTTGGGGTCATGGGGACGAAGCTGGGAATGATGAGCTTCTTCCAGCCCGACGGCACCGTCGTCCCCGTCACGGTCGTTGGCTTCCGCGAGGGCAACATCGTCACCCAGGTCAAGACCACCTCCACCGACGGCTACGACGCCGTCCAGATCGGCTACCGCCGCGTCCGCGACCGCAAGCTCACCCGCCCGGAGCTCGGCCACCTCCAGAAGGCCGGCGCCATCCCCATGCGCCACCTCCAGGAGTTCCGCCTCCAGTCCGTCGACAGCTTCGAGCCCGGCCAGCGCCTCGTCGTCGAGGACCTCTTCAAGGAGGGCGACCTCGTCGACGTCTCCGGCAAATCCATCGGCAAGGGATTTCAAGGTAAAACAAACAGCAGGTTAAATTAAACTATCTAAGGGATAGCTTGGCATCATACACTCATACCGAAAAATTCTTTCTTGGAAAATTTTTCGTTGATTGAGCAATCTAATCGGATGCTCTGATTATGGAGGATTGTTATTAGCTTTTGGGTGCTCTTGACTCTGGAAGAGCCTTTTGGATTAGGAAATGCGCAGGCATATCCAGATTTGTTTAGAAAGACACATGACCAAGAAAAGAAGTTGCAGCCTTCTAAGATTGAGTTGAAATGGATTGTCAGCTCTGTTCGTTAGTATCCAATCTGTTATTCGTGGAGGACATAATTAGATTCCAAGGGTGAGAGATTCCTCGAACATATCACAAGGTTGGAACAAAATAAATAAGGATGTGTTAGATAGGATTGGATTTAGAGGGATGAACTAGTTAGATGTCTCTCAGCCTTAAATAATCATTTATGCCACTAGgtagtaaatctctaaattatAGCTTTATTGGATGGTTGACTGCAAGATGAACGGAAATTGAAAATGTCAATCAAAACATTGTACGAAGAACAGGGATAGCATCGACACATACGAGAAATCATTAAGATATCCTTGACCAATGTTTGGCATTGTCAAAGATTATTTTCGGAAGAAGCGGATAATTTAGATAAAGGTTCAAGTGTTGGAAGAAAAGGGGGCCGACCACCAAAGAAGGCTCCAGTTAGTTAATTGTTTTGCAGGCTTTCTTTAGGCACCTACCATCTCGACGTATTGCAGAGTAGGACGCATGTCACCCAAAACTTTGCAGGTCTCATCCCGATTTGATCCCATTTAGATTGGGATCTTAAATTTAAGTTTCCACTGATCATGTACAAACtgggtcaggtcgggtcggCATATAAATCTAAGATTCCCAGGCATTTTTAGTTCAAGATTATTCCAAGTTGATGTAAGTCCAATACCATATATTTATACTATCATTATTTATGGGGTTAAATTTCTGGTGACTTCATGAAACTCAGATGCAGTACAAGGTTATCATCAAAACTGTGGCAACTTTGCAGGATTGGCTGAATATGAAGATTATTATGTATAATTGTATATCAGTAATTTGGTTTTATGAGTTCTCATCAGGCTGAACTAGAAAGGTTCAATACCCATCTTTTCATTTGTGGGGTTGATGAAGTTGGGTTCTCAGAAGTGATGATCACTAAATGATGGTGGGGAGCATTTTTCACAAACTGTGCTCCAACTCTCTCTAGTTCTCATTCCATTTATCGCTTTGAGCTGTGAACAAACAGAAATTATTCCTCTCTCCACTAAGTCGTGTTCTTTGCCTTAACTTCTCTTCATGCTTTTGTCTTCTGAGATTGGATTGCATTAAGGTACTAGGTAGAAATTGGATCTACTTTAGTACCACACTGGTTGAATCTCATAGCTGGTTTAGGTCTTAGCAATTGGTACTAGGTTTATCGGTGACCCGGCCATTTGCAGCCTCAGGGACAGGCTTTCTGAATATGTTTGTGTATCCTATGAAGTTTTGGTAAGGCGCAATGCTATGATTTGTGTGTTTTACTAAGTAAGTTGTTGCATATGCATTGATTTTGTTACTTAATAATGTGCACAAccaacagttcagtcttaggaTGTTTAAGTAGTTTATAGAGTCCAGCTGATTCTAGAGGCATCTTGATCTGGTGACATGAAGTTCCATTCCATATCTCTACATTACAAAGATGCATAATTTCTTATTCTTGTTATTTTTATGATTAGATCTTTCAGTTTAACCAAGTTTTAGATGCATGAGTTTATGTTTAACAAATTTAACAAACCCATTCAATCACAAGCAGGATGTGCTCATTGATGATGCAAGCAATATGTAATACTCTCCCTCATATCATCACTTAATCCTTGCAGGTGGAATCAAAAGGCACAATTTCCGACGTGGGCCAATGACTCATGGTTCTAAGAGTCACAGAGCCTTGGGTTCTATCGGTGCTGGAACCACTCCTGGTCGTGTGTTCAAGGGTAAAAAAATGCCTGGAAGGATGGGAAATGCCAAAACTAAGGTCCGAAAGTTGAAGATTGTCAAGATAGACAGTGAACTACGAGTCATCATGGTAAACGGAGCTGTGCCTGGAAAACCTGGAAATCTTCTTCGTATTACACCTGCCAAGATTGTTGGCAAAAACATACCCAAGAATTAGCATCTGTATACTTATCTGTAGGTTGTAAGTTTTTGTTTCTTGGAAGGTTATTGTTACCTTTTAGTTCAGTTGTTTTTCTGATTGCTTCTTTTTATGTTAGTCTTTACGTTGCATTAAGTATGGATATGAACAGGGGAATGTGCAGGCTCATAGGCCTCATTGTTTGCTTATAATTTGGATTTATATTTAACATGTGCATCTGTTGGTTCCGATCATAGAAATAAAGCTTTTCTTAGCATTTGTTTTAAAACTCAATGGCCTCAAGGACTTGCAGTCTTTTCTTGGGCAATAGACCGACTCATAAGAATGGCTAAATGTTGGTGGTTAATTGGTAATAACGGAATTTTGTTGCATTACTTCAATCTGTACTGCATTATGCCCATTGGCGTTCTGTATgtgttttgttgttttttttaccCTTTTTTGGGTCTGTGCGTGTAGAAGTTTGGTAAGTTGTTCATCCAGGTGACATTGTTTACAACTTTGTGTCCTTGGTGGTGCATCAAGAAAACGCAACTGCTTTCTTCAATGAAAGCTAGCTCCCTTTGCCCTCATGGTAAATGCCTGTGCTGCCCAGGTGCCACTTATCTCCGGCAATATGCATTTCTGGTTCATTCTGTGAATATATTTATGGCAAGTTGGGGTTGTGTGATCATTGTGATATTGAATTATTATGGCGAtttcataaaatatgaactttcCACTGACCACCAGCGCGTTTTTAAGTTGCAAACGATGGATAGCTAATGAGTTCTTTTTATCCTTTCTT encodes:
- the LOC103696807 gene encoding 50S ribosomal protein L3-1, chloroplastic, whose amino-acid sequence is MAVSPCPFSAAAAAPSAIVPIQIPRISVSLLARPTLAHLSIVSPSFLDSSLSLRAAIPREGRGRSGGGRASRVTGMSMEAGVGVMGTKLGMMSFFQPDGTVVPVTVVGFREGNIVTQVKTTSTDGYDAVQIGYRRVRDRKLTRPELGHLQKAGAIPMRHLQEFRLQSVDSFEPGQRLVVEDLFKEGDLVDVSGKSIGKGFQGGIKRHNFRRGPMTHGSKSHRALGSIGAGTTPGRVFKGKKMPGRMGNAKTKVRKLKIVKIDSELRVIMVNGAVPGKPGNLLRITPAKIVGKNIPKN